One segment of Methylocella silvestris BL2 DNA contains the following:
- a CDS encoding MFS transporter — protein sequence MAPVETVIPARLDRLAWSWFHTLVVLALGVTWILDGLEVTLAGSVAGALKASPRLQFSDADVGLASTAYLVGAVAGALLFGWMTDRLGRRLMFFATLGLYLVGGAATALSWDLPSFCLFRLLTGAGIGGEYSAINSTIQEMIPARYRGRTDLAINGSFWIGGALGAASSLALLDPAIIDPETGWRLAFMIGSLIGLAVLVMRRFIPESPRWLVIHGRLDDADRIMDEIEASAGAGKAPETLKPLRIRPRRFTPLREVFHTLFVVYRQRSLVGLALMAAQAFFYNAIFFTYALVLTRFYGVPANHIGWFILPFALANFMGPLALGPLFDSLGRKPMISFTYAISGALLALSGVLFAFELVSAAQLTIAWMVIFFFASAAAGAAYLTVSETFPVEIRALAIAVFYAAGTAIGGAGAPYLLGVLIATGSRMSVLIGYLIGAALMLAAALAQWLYGIAAEGRPLEAVAQPLSSLTE from the coding sequence ATGGCGCCGGTCGAGACCGTGATTCCCGCGCGGCTCGATCGGCTCGCCTGGAGCTGGTTTCATACGCTTGTGGTCCTCGCGCTCGGCGTCACCTGGATTCTTGACGGGCTCGAAGTGACGCTGGCGGGCTCTGTCGCCGGCGCCCTCAAGGCGAGCCCAAGATTGCAATTCTCCGACGCCGACGTTGGACTTGCCTCGACCGCTTATCTCGTCGGCGCGGTGGCCGGCGCGCTGCTGTTTGGCTGGATGACCGATCGCCTCGGCCGCCGCCTTATGTTTTTCGCGACTCTCGGCCTTTATCTCGTCGGCGGCGCGGCCACGGCCCTGTCCTGGGATCTGCCGAGCTTCTGCCTCTTCCGCCTCCTCACCGGGGCCGGCATCGGCGGCGAATATAGCGCGATCAATTCGACGATTCAGGAGATGATCCCGGCCCGTTATCGCGGCCGGACGGACCTTGCCATTAATGGTTCGTTCTGGATCGGCGGCGCCCTTGGCGCGGCGAGTTCCCTGGCGCTGCTGGATCCGGCGATCATTGACCCGGAAACCGGCTGGCGCCTCGCCTTTATGATCGGCTCGCTGATCGGCCTCGCCGTGCTGGTTATGCGCCGCTTCATTCCCGAAAGCCCGCGCTGGCTCGTCATCCACGGCCGGCTCGACGACGCGGACCGCATCATGGATGAGATCGAGGCGAGTGCCGGGGCCGGCAAGGCGCCGGAAACGCTCAAACCCCTGCGCATCCGTCCGCGCCGCTTTACGCCGCTGCGCGAAGTGTTTCACACGCTCTTCGTGGTCTACCGCCAGCGCTCGCTCGTCGGCCTCGCGCTGATGGCCGCGCAGGCGTTCTTCTATAATGCAATTTTTTTTACTTATGCGCTTGTGCTGACGCGGTTTTATGGCGTTCCGGCCAATCATATCGGCTGGTTCATCCTGCCCTTTGCGCTGGCCAATTTTATGGGGCCGCTGGCGCTCGGGCCGCTCTTCGACAGCCTCGGCCGCAAGCCGATGATCAGTTTCACCTATGCGATTTCCGGCGCGCTTCTCGCCTTGAGCGGAGTGCTGTTCGCGTTCGAACTGGTTAGCGCGGCGCAATTGACCATCGCCTGGATGGTCATTTTCTTCTTCGCATCCGCCGCGGCGGGAGCCGCCTATCTGACGGTCAGCGAGACCTTTCCGGTCGAGATCAGGGCGCTCGCCATCGCCGTTTTCTACGCCGCCGGCACGGCGATCGGCGGCGCCGGAGCTCCGTATCTGCTTGGCGTCCTGATCGCGACCGGCTCGCGAATGAGCGTGCTGATTGGATATCTCATCGGCGCGGCGCTGATGCTGGCCGCCGCGCTGGCGCAATGGCTTTACGGCATTGCGGCCGAAGGCAGGCCTCTCGAGGCTGTCGCTCAGCCCTTGTCTTCGCTCACAGAATGA
- the murI gene encoding glutamate racemase, with the protein MSRPPKILVFDSGLGGLTVFAEIAALRPDAQFVYAADEAGFPYGALPATALAPRVLAVMGRLIDLFSPDVAVIACNTASTLVLPHLRAAFPDLPFVGTVPAIKPAAQTSQSKMISVLATPGTVARDYTRGLIEAYAADCKVMLVGSSRLASLAEDFMQGDAPSDAAILDEIAPAFVEAEGRRTDAIALACTHYPLLIAQFERLAPWPVAWIDPAPAIARRTDHVLTAELGFAAGGGETARKPALAVFTGSKEAGPKLREALRLRGIAKIALEPMPLVFA; encoded by the coding sequence ATGTCCCGCCCGCCAAAAATTCTCGTGTTCGATTCGGGGCTCGGCGGCCTCACCGTGTTCGCCGAGATCGCGGCGCTGCGTCCCGATGCCCAATTCGTCTATGCGGCCGATGAAGCAGGCTTTCCCTACGGCGCCTTGCCGGCGACAGCGCTCGCCCCCCGCGTTCTCGCCGTGATGGGACGGCTGATCGACTTATTTTCGCCAGACGTGGCGGTCATCGCCTGCAACACGGCCTCGACCCTTGTGCTGCCGCATCTGCGCGCGGCCTTCCCAGATCTTCCGTTTGTCGGAACCGTGCCCGCGATCAAGCCGGCGGCGCAGACATCGCAGTCGAAGATGATTTCGGTGCTGGCGACGCCCGGAACCGTCGCGCGCGACTATACCCGCGGCCTGATCGAGGCCTATGCCGCCGATTGCAAGGTGATGCTGGTCGGATCGAGCCGCCTCGCCAGCCTCGCGGAAGATTTCATGCAGGGCGACGCGCCGTCGGACGCCGCGATCCTTGACGAGATCGCGCCGGCCTTTGTCGAGGCGGAGGGACGCCGCACCGACGCCATCGCGCTCGCCTGCACCCATTACCCCTTGCTGATCGCGCAATTCGAGCGCCTTGCGCCCTGGCCTGTCGCCTGGATCGATCCGGCGCCGGCGATCGCGCGGCGCACGGACCATGTGCTTACGGCTGAACTGGGTTTTGCGGCCGGCGGGGGTGAAACTGCGCGAAAACCGGCGCTCGCGGTGTTCACGGGCTCCAAAGAGGCTGGGCCGAAACTGCGCGAGGCGCTCCGCCTGCGCGGCATTGCAAAAATCGCGCTGGAGCCGATGCCGCTGGTTTTTGCGTGA
- a CDS encoding VOC family protein produces MIDHIGVPVADFSRSKAFFDRALAPLGIEIVMQVWAQETGGSAHAGYGRAGKPFFWISDGSAPASAVHVAFEALSRPQVDAFYAAALSAGAKDNGPPGLRADYHPNYYAAFVLDPDGNNIEAVCHHAE; encoded by the coding sequence ATGATCGATCATATTGGCGTTCCGGTTGCGGATTTTTCCCGCTCGAAGGCGTTTTTCGACCGTGCTTTGGCGCCGCTCGGGATCGAAATCGTGATGCAGGTCTGGGCGCAGGAGACCGGCGGCTCCGCCCATGCGGGATATGGACGAGCCGGCAAACCATTTTTCTGGATCAGCGACGGGAGCGCCCCCGCAAGCGCCGTTCACGTGGCGTTCGAGGCGCTGTCGCGGCCGCAGGTCGACGCCTTTTACGCGGCGGCGCTGTCGGCCGGCGCAAAGGACAATGGGCCGCCGGGACTGCGGGCAGATTATCATCCGAATTATTACGCCGCCTTCGTGCTCGATCCCGACGGCAACAATATCGAGGCCGTTTGTCATCATGCGGAATAG
- the xseA gene encoding exodeoxyribonuclease VII large subunit, giving the protein MPEPVASNAPELTVSELSNALKRTIEDRFGFVRLRGEISNYRGPHSSGHAYFCLKDAGARIDAVIWKGVFGRLRVKPEEGLEVIATGKITTFPGKSSYQIIVEAIEPAGVGALMALFEERRRKLAAEGLFDEARKKALPFLPLRVGVITSPTGAVIRDILHRIKDRFPRHVLVWPVRVQGETSAAEVAAAIAGFGALPEDGPLARPHVIIVARGGGSLEDLWSFNEEIVVRAVAASAIPLISAIGHETDWTLIDHAADLRAPTPTGAAEKAVPVRLQLIADVADLSRRHAGAMARLLDRRRSEARALSRALPLPEEILALPRQKLDHAGRRFANAILRAHDHYSLALGRAAQRLARQTPRARMARAGEKLAGLQQRMQRSAVIGRERRAAALNSLGERLINARLSRARAEQERTAAARHRLDVLGPRLLRAVHEKIAARRAELRRLDQLRESLGYKNVLARGFALVRDAEGNPLRLAAAITDGALLDLQFADGHKPAVAGAAPGAPRKTSASRKPSQGSLF; this is encoded by the coding sequence ATGCCAGAGCCCGTCGCGAGCAATGCTCCCGAACTCACCGTTTCCGAACTCTCGAACGCCCTCAAGCGGACGATCGAGGATCGCTTCGGCTTTGTGCGACTGCGAGGCGAGATTTCAAACTATCGCGGCCCGCATTCCTCCGGCCACGCCTATTTCTGCCTGAAAGACGCCGGCGCGCGCATCGACGCGGTGATCTGGAAGGGCGTATTTGGCCGATTGCGCGTTAAGCCTGAAGAAGGGCTCGAGGTCATCGCCACCGGCAAGATCACCACTTTCCCGGGCAAATCGAGCTATCAGATCATTGTCGAGGCGATCGAGCCCGCCGGCGTCGGCGCCCTCATGGCGCTGTTCGAGGAGCGGCGTCGCAAGCTCGCGGCCGAGGGCCTGTTCGACGAAGCGCGCAAGAAAGCGCTGCCATTTCTGCCGCTGCGCGTCGGCGTCATCACCTCGCCGACCGGAGCGGTGATCCGCGACATTCTGCATCGCATCAAGGACCGGTTTCCGCGGCATGTCCTGGTCTGGCCGGTCCGGGTTCAGGGCGAAACCTCCGCTGCGGAAGTCGCCGCCGCAATCGCGGGATTCGGCGCCCTGCCCGAGGACGGTCCGCTGGCGCGCCCGCATGTGATCATCGTCGCGCGCGGCGGCGGCTCGCTTGAAGACCTCTGGAGTTTCAATGAGGAGATCGTCGTCCGCGCCGTGGCGGCGAGCGCCATTCCGCTGATCTCGGCGATCGGGCATGAGACGGACTGGACGCTGATCGACCATGCCGCGGATCTGCGCGCTCCGACCCCGACGGGCGCCGCCGAAAAGGCGGTGCCGGTGCGCCTCCAGCTCATCGCCGACGTCGCCGATCTCTCCCGCCGCCATGCGGGCGCGATGGCCCGCCTTCTCGACCGCCGGCGCAGCGAGGCGCGTGCGCTTTCCCGCGCCTTGCCGCTCCCGGAAGAGATTCTGGCCCTGCCCCGGCAGAAGCTCGATCACGCGGGGCGCCGCTTCGCCAACGCGATTTTGCGCGCGCACGACCACTATTCGCTCGCGCTTGGGCGGGCGGCGCAGCGCCTCGCGCGGCAGACGCCGCGGGCGCGGATGGCGCGCGCGGGCGAAAAACTCGCCGGGCTTCAACAGCGAATGCAACGATCGGCCGTGATCGGGCGAGAGCGTCGCGCCGCGGCGCTGAACAGCCTCGGCGAACGTCTCATCAATGCCCGTCTCTCCCGCGCGCGCGCGGAGCAGGAAAGAACGGCGGCGGCGCGCCACCGGCTCGACGTGCTAGGCCCGCGCCTGTTGCGCGCGGTCCATGAAAAAATCGCCGCGCGGCGCGCCGAGCTGCGGCGATTGGATCAGCTCCGCGAAAGTCTCGGCTACAAAAATGTGCTGGCGCGCGGTTTTGCGCTTGTGCGTGACGCGGAGGGCAATCCGCTGCGCCTCGCCGCCGCCATCACGGACGGCGCCCTGCTGGATCTCCAATTCGCCGACGGCCATAAACCCGCTGTCGCCGGGGCCGCGCCGGGCGCGCCGCGAAAGACGTCGGCCTCCCGCAAGCCAAGTCAGGGTTCGCTCTTTTAA
- a CDS encoding anti-sigma factor: protein MMSDEREIAAAEYVLGTLHADERTLFASALANDAEARDAVAAWEKRLAPLRQALDEIAPPPEVWERIEDALPATTFAAIIDGDRDDDVSNVTALRRTASIWRSAALFAGALAAGLAILTVSRELARHPAVQPSYVAVVNRGGDLPALVVRVDLADGTVYVRPVAAQTPSGKSLELWYIGEGKAPKSMGVISDAAAKMPLPAGLSTQKAVFAVTLEPQGGSPTGDPTGPVVYSGQLIKE from the coding sequence ATGATGAGCGACGAACGCGAAATTGCCGCGGCGGAATATGTGCTTGGCACGCTGCATGCCGACGAGCGCACGCTGTTCGCGAGCGCGCTCGCCAATGACGCCGAGGCGCGGGACGCCGTCGCCGCCTGGGAAAAGCGTCTCGCGCCCCTGCGCCAGGCGCTCGACGAGATCGCGCCGCCGCCGGAAGTCTGGGAGCGTATCGAAGACGCCCTGCCCGCGACGACGTTCGCCGCGATCATTGACGGCGATCGCGACGACGATGTCTCCAATGTAACCGCGCTTCGCCGCACCGCGTCGATCTGGCGCAGCGCCGCGCTTTTCGCTGGCGCGCTCGCGGCCGGGCTCGCCATTCTCACCGTCTCGCGCGAACTGGCGCGCCATCCCGCCGTGCAGCCGTCCTATGTCGCAGTGGTCAATCGCGGCGGCGATTTGCCGGCGCTGGTCGTGCGCGTCGATCTCGCTGACGGAACCGTGTATGTGCGCCCCGTCGCTGCGCAAACCCCGTCCGGCAAGAGTCTCGAGCTCTGGTACATCGGCGAGGGCAAGGCGCCGAAATCGATGGGCGTCATCAGCGACGCCGCTGCGAAAATGCCGCTCCCGGCGGGGCTCTCGACGCAGAAGGCGGTTTTCGCCGTCACACTCGAACCGCAAGGCGGCTCGCCGACCGGCGATCCGACCGGCCCGGTGGTTTATTCCGGTCAATTGATCAAGGAGTGA
- a CDS encoding sigma-70 family RNA polymerase sigma factor, with amino-acid sequence MPKDEASLVDLIAAVADGDRDAFQALYDATSAKLFAIILRIIRNRSTAEDILQDVYLRVWRNASSYAPEAGPPMAWLNSIARNRTIDVLRRKSFFAPPASDETDWYEKIASPRDEEAELIDIGALRHCLGGIEEPNRSCVLLAYYEGYSREELAVRFDKSVNTIKTWLHRSLLALRACLDKL; translated from the coding sequence ATGCCGAAAGATGAGGCGAGCCTCGTCGATTTGATCGCCGCTGTCGCGGACGGCGACCGCGACGCGTTTCAAGCGCTTTACGATGCGACAAGCGCGAAACTTTTTGCGATCATCTTGCGTATCATTCGCAACAGATCGACGGCGGAAGACATTTTACAGGACGTCTATCTGCGGGTCTGGCGCAATGCTTCAAGCTATGCGCCCGAGGCGGGACCGCCCATGGCCTGGCTGAATTCCATCGCGCGAAACCGGACCATCGACGTGTTGCGTCGAAAGAGTTTCTTCGCCCCGCCCGCGTCGGACGAAACCGACTGGTATGAGAAGATCGCCTCGCCGCGCGACGAGGAGGCTGAGCTTATCGACATCGGCGCGCTGCGCCATTGTCTTGGCGGCATCGAGGAGCCCAACCGCAGCTGCGTGCTCCTTGCCTACTATGAAGGCTATTCGCGCGAGGAGCTCGCCGTCCGTTTCGACAAGTCTGTGAATACGATCAAAACCTGGCTGCACCGCAGCCTTCTCGCCCTCCGGGCGTGCCTGGACAAACTATGA
- the ybaL gene encoding YbaL family putative K(+) efflux transporter, with protein MHHEVPLITTIAAAFGFALVLGFAAAKLKLPSLVGYLIAGVIIGPYSPGFTANAEIAAQLAEIGVMLLMFGVGLHFSLDDLWDVRKVALPGAVLQITVATALGAALAHLWGWSLGGALVFGLALSVASTVVLLKALETRGILDTTNGRIAVGWLIVEDLAMVLVLVLLPPLSNALSGGEAGPDIWWTLEVTIAKIAAFVALMLVIGRRVFPWLLWQVTRTGSRELFTLCVVAAAVSLAYGAAELFGVSFALGAFFAGMVIRESEFSHRAAEETLPLRDAFAVLFFVSVGMLFDPHILIEQPWRVLAVVAIIIIGKSLAAAGLVLLFRYPLNTALTVSASLAQIGEFSFILASLGMSLGLLPREGQSLILAGALISITLNSLVFSALEPIQRWIRSNSALARMVERSDDPLSELPMSTEDKYLAGQVVLVGYGRVGRRIGAAMTEAGIPFVVVDQNRELVEQCRSKNIPAVFGDAAEIAVLIQAHISKASLLVIATPDTLDVRAMISTARKVNSSIETVVRTHNEEEAGLLRQEKAGIVFLGEQELANGMTHYVLQRFGREAA; from the coding sequence GTGCATCACGAAGTCCCGCTTATCACCACGATCGCCGCGGCCTTCGGATTTGCGCTTGTTCTGGGATTTGCCGCGGCCAAACTGAAATTGCCCTCGCTCGTCGGCTATCTCATCGCCGGCGTCATCATCGGTCCCTATTCGCCGGGCTTCACCGCCAATGCCGAAATCGCGGCGCAGCTCGCCGAGATCGGCGTGATGCTGCTGATGTTCGGCGTCGGGCTACATTTCTCGCTCGACGATCTCTGGGACGTGCGCAAGGTCGCGCTGCCGGGCGCCGTGCTGCAGATCACCGTCGCGACTGCGCTCGGCGCAGCGCTCGCTCATCTTTGGGGCTGGAGTCTTGGCGGCGCGCTGGTATTTGGCCTCGCCCTGTCCGTCGCCAGCACGGTCGTGCTTTTGAAGGCGCTGGAGACCCGCGGCATCCTCGACACCACCAACGGCCGCATCGCGGTTGGCTGGCTGATCGTCGAGGATCTCGCCATGGTGCTTGTCCTCGTTCTGCTGCCGCCGCTGTCAAACGCCCTGAGCGGCGGCGAAGCCGGCCCGGACATCTGGTGGACGCTCGAAGTCACCATCGCCAAGATCGCCGCTTTCGTCGCCTTGATGCTGGTGATCGGCCGGCGCGTTTTTCCGTGGCTTTTGTGGCAGGTGACCCGCACCGGCTCGCGCGAATTGTTTACCCTCTGCGTCGTCGCCGCCGCGGTCAGCCTCGCTTATGGCGCGGCCGAACTCTTCGGCGTCTCCTTCGCGCTCGGCGCCTTTTTCGCCGGCATGGTGATCCGCGAATCGGAATTCAGCCACCGCGCGGCAGAAGAGACGCTGCCGCTGCGCGACGCTTTCGCCGTGCTGTTCTTCGTTTCGGTCGGCATGCTGTTTGACCCCCACATCCTGATCGAACAGCCCTGGCGCGTCCTGGCTGTCGTTGCGATCATCATCATCGGCAAGTCGCTGGCGGCGGCGGGCCTCGTTCTTTTGTTCCGTTATCCGCTGAATACTGCGCTGACCGTCTCCGCCAGCCTTGCCCAGATCGGCGAATTCTCATTCATTCTGGCGAGCCTTGGCATGAGCCTTGGCCTTCTGCCGCGCGAAGGACAAAGCCTGATCCTCGCCGGCGCGCTGATTTCGATCACGCTGAATTCCCTCGTCTTCAGCGCTCTCGAGCCGATCCAGCGCTGGATCCGCTCGAATTCTGCGCTGGCGCGAATGGTCGAGCGCTCGGATGATCCGCTCTCCGAGCTGCCGATGTCGACCGAGGATAAATATCTTGCGGGACAGGTTGTGCTGGTCGGCTATGGGCGGGTTGGACGGCGCATCGGCGCCGCGATGACCGAGGCCGGCATTCCCTTCGTTGTGGTCGACCAGAATCGCGAGCTGGTCGAGCAATGCCGAAGCAAGAATATCCCCGCCGTTTTTGGCGACGCCGCGGAAATCGCGGTGCTGATCCAGGCGCATATCTCCAAGGCGAGCCTGCTCGTCATCGCGACGCCCGACACGCTCGACGTGCGCGCGATGATCAGCACCGCCCGCAAGGTCAATTCGTCGATCGAAACCGTCGTGCGCACCCATAATGAGGAGGAAGCCGGCCTGCTGCGGCAGGAAAAGGCCGGCATCGTGTTCCTTGGCGAGCAGGAGCTCGCCAATGGCATGACCCATTATGTTCTGCAGCGATTTGGCCGCGAGGCGGCGTAG